In Besnoitia besnoiti strain Bb-Ger1 chromosome I, whole genome shotgun sequence, the genomic window CGATCCACGAATAACAACACACATGCATAGATATATGTGGATAGATATGTCGGCATAAATAGACAGATGTATGTGGGTAGTTTATATTCACTTGGACTTTTATTGATTTGAAAATGTCCTATTATGTAGAGAGACGTACAAATCAGTAGTTTTCTGGAGTGGGAGGCTGACCCTCGAGCTCCGCTCCAGCGAAGGGCCCTGCACGCCTTCCCTGATGGACGAGCGCCCATAGAcccgtatatatatatatatatatatatatatatttatatatatgtatatgtatgcagaCCTCTACATATAATATATTTACAAATGAATGTCTAAATATATAATTATGTGTATATTTGTGCATCGGTGCGGCTGCGTTTATCTGCGTTTTATCTTTTTCGTGGCTGTGCTCTTTTTTGTTTCAGGTCGTGGGCGTGTCGGTGGACAGCGTGTTCACGCACCAGGCTTGGATGCGGGTTCCGCTAGCGGAGGGCGGGATCGGGAAGCTGGATTTCCCGCTGGTCTCTGACCTGGACAAGACGATCTCGAGCCGATACCACTCGCTGCTGAACAACTCGGTCGCCCTGCGCACGCTGGTGATCATCGACGGCGCGAAGAACGTCCGCCACATGACGGTGAACGACCTCCCGCTTGGCCGCAATGTCGAGgaggccctccgcgtctgcgagaTGATTCGCGAAGTTGAAAAGAACGGCGGGAAGCAAGTTTGCCCTGCCaactggcgccgcggcgaaaaaATGATGGAGGCATCCTTTCACGGCGTCAAGGACTACCTCGGCGGCCTCAGGGAAAAGATCGAGAAACAAATCTAGAAAGTCAAAAACACTTGCGCGTTGCGGAAACAGGAGCTAACATAAGGGTTCAGAACAGGCGAAAAAAGCGAAGGGATGATTAGTGGGAAGAATgcgttcttcttcagcgcgcacgcggaagtTTGTTGAGTCAGGAGACCGGTTGAGAAAACGTTGACGGAAATGTCCGAACAGAGAAACGGTTTCTGCAGAGATCGACGcctgaaaaaaacacgctggcgggcgtctcgctgTTGTAGCTGAATTACCACCTCGAATGCAGTTTCTTGCCCGCCGATCGCCCACAGTCTATACACATACATTTGCGTCtacagatatatgtatatggatatatatatatatatttcacTGCAGGTGGAAGTATACGGACGTACGTTGACGGGCCTGTACGCCGCTTTCTCTTCCGCATCTGGATATCCTCTCGGTTAGAAGATTTGTCTACTTGGCATGAAACTGAttcgtcgcgctctctctttGTAGCACGCTCTCGCTACTCGCGGGCACTACGCATCCTGCAAATCCGCAGACAGATTTACTCGACTAATCTCTAAAGTAGAACGTCTCTTCTGTGTGAGATCTACTTTTGGTATTTCCAAATGGCCATTCTCTCGTGCAtctcgcggctgcgacgccaACTGCGCCTGCATGCCGCGAATGCGTTGAGAAAAACTCAAAAAAATGACTGCGTGAGGCGCTTGCAGCTACGGGCATGGGCCCGCGATCCGCAGCCTTCGAGTGTTCTTTCCACAGCGTGTATCGCCCTGCTGCTTTGCGGGAAAGTGCCTCTAGGGTCTAGGATTCAACTTGAGATCCCGAGAGTTCAGGCTTCACACCGCACACACGCGAATTTTGCCAAGAAAGCAGCGATCACATCTCTCAGCAAAGGCTTCGACATTCTCTTCTCAAATCACTCGAAAAAAGCGTAAGAAGGCAGGCCTTCTACGCTGTTCTACCCACCGAGACCGCACTACGTAgccatgcatatatacaggGACATATGCATTACGCATTCTGCACGATTcgtacgtatatgtatatatgtagatatatatacatgaaGACATGgatgaaaaagaaaaaacacgGCGTAGTCAAAGACATGCTCGCACGTCCTCACAGGCCCTTATTGTAGTCCTTTTCCGTGCATGAGCCAcagctgcctgcgcgtgTGGATTGGTTTGAAAAAACATAAAGGTATGGGGATCTCAGTGTCCGCTCAAT contains:
- a CDS encoding peroxiredoxin PRX3 (encoded by transcript BESB_010760), translated to MATFCLRATSIFSSLALRAVRTPSAAPLAKLNAASSLRAAAAPLSFCMETRAFASEAPERLANLSLVARPAPDFTADAAMPGGEIAKLTLSELCGNGSGVVLLFYPLDFTFVCPSEILAFNAAVADFEKLGFKVVGVSVDSVFTHQAWMRVPLAEGGIGKLDFPLVSDLDKTISSRYHSLLNNSVALRTLVIIDGAKNVRHMTVNDLPLGRNVEEALRVCEMIREVEKNGGKQVCPANWRRGEKMMEASFHGVKDYLGGLREKIEKQI